A region from the Leptospirillum ferriphilum ML-04 genome encodes:
- a CDS encoding sigma-54-dependent Fis family transcriptional regulator: MRQFERFSSDTTISFSVFQNRASGQGILKNISLSGGFIESRQIPPPNTWVTLKFSHDSIGTIQTAARSLREDKRGFSIHFAWTDRTALSSLRDFLTTLGGTRDPGRKSPEDPTEESSLDQPIDSLIRKTWASFVRNSSGSLLNTMISWCHSAFFYDAEETENPEETFFQGSSPSIADVYRKIRIFAPTSLPVLLMGETGTGKEVFSRTIHHYSAQKEGPFVPVNCGAIPESLAESLLFGHEKGSFTGAIAQQKGYLESAADGTLFLDEIGDLPLPLQVKLLRVLQERVFNRIGSHVQIPLKCRIVTATNKDLKEEVRKGTFRQDLFYRLEGVAISIPPLRERTDDLLPLAQFLVQKISRKMGLIAKALSPEAERLIQSHPWKGNVRELGNALHRAVIVSRHIKILPEDLGIASSSFVKEPSGSLRERRERHEKEILSACLLRHGGNVGKIADELGISRPSVYNMIKKFALDLPNS, from the coding sequence GTGAGACAGTTCGAACGCTTTTCCTCCGACACAACGATTTCTTTCAGCGTCTTCCAGAACCGGGCTTCCGGTCAGGGAATCCTGAAAAACATCTCTCTTTCGGGCGGTTTCATCGAATCCCGACAGATCCCCCCGCCCAACACCTGGGTCACCCTTAAATTTTCGCATGACAGCATCGGAACAATCCAGACAGCCGCGCGAAGTCTCCGCGAAGACAAGAGGGGATTCAGCATTCACTTTGCCTGGACGGACCGGACGGCACTGTCATCGCTGCGGGATTTTTTGACCACCTTGGGAGGAACACGGGATCCAGGGAGAAAGTCGCCGGAAGACCCGACAGAAGAATCGTCTCTGGACCAACCGATTGATTCCCTGATCCGTAAAACCTGGGCATCCTTCGTTCGGAACTCTTCGGGTTCTCTCCTAAATACCATGATCAGCTGGTGTCACAGCGCTTTTTTCTATGACGCGGAGGAAACGGAAAACCCGGAAGAAACTTTTTTTCAGGGAAGCAGCCCGTCGATTGCGGACGTGTACCGGAAAATCCGGATTTTCGCTCCCACCTCCCTTCCCGTTCTCCTGATGGGGGAAACAGGCACGGGCAAGGAAGTCTTCTCCCGAACCATTCATCACTACAGTGCGCAGAAAGAAGGACCGTTCGTTCCGGTCAACTGCGGGGCCATCCCGGAATCACTTGCGGAAAGCCTCTTGTTCGGCCATGAAAAAGGCAGCTTTACCGGGGCGATCGCCCAACAGAAAGGCTACCTGGAATCTGCCGCCGACGGGACACTGTTCCTGGATGAAATCGGGGATCTGCCCCTGCCCCTTCAGGTCAAACTTCTCCGGGTCCTGCAAGAGCGTGTTTTCAACCGGATTGGCTCTCATGTCCAGATTCCGCTGAAGTGCCGGATTGTGACCGCGACCAACAAAGACCTGAAGGAGGAGGTCCGCAAGGGGACCTTCCGGCAGGATCTCTTCTACCGTCTGGAGGGAGTGGCCATTTCCATTCCTCCCTTGAGGGAACGCACCGACGATCTTCTTCCCCTCGCCCAATTTCTCGTCCAGAAAATTTCCCGAAAAATGGGGTTGATCGCCAAAGCTCTTTCGCCCGAAGCGGAACGTCTCATTCAGTCCCATCCCTGGAAAGGAAATGTCCGCGAACTCGGGAATGCCCTTCACCGTGCGGTCATCGTTTCCCGTCATATCAAGATTCTCCCGGAGGATCTCGGCATTGCCTCTTCCTCTTTCGTGAAAGAGCCCTCGGGGAGCCTTCGTGAAAGGCGGGAGAGGCATGAAAAGGAAATCCTCTCCGCCTGTCTTCTCCGTCACGGTGGAAACGTCGGAAAAATTGCCGACGAGCTGGGGATTTCCAGGCCTTCCGTGTACAATATGATCAAAAAATTTGCCCTCGATCTTCCGAACTCATAG
- a CDS encoding protein-tyrosine-phosphatase, with product MVGGYGKDIFFRTWEAFTGDEERARSREKVRRLPGQARLLVVCYGNICRSPFVERLLKKILDQERFPVTSCGLLPREGEASPAEYAREARPFGVDLSDHRSQYMTPLLADWSDLIVLMDRKNHSLLSDFGEKALKKAVWLGAWDPRGPIEIADPFRMPVLKMRQILERMDRASRNLAEELSRKSFPPPV from the coding sequence ATGGTCGGAGGTTATGGGAAGGACATTTTTTTTCGCACCTGGGAAGCTTTTACGGGTGACGAAGAACGCGCAAGGTCCCGGGAGAAGGTCCGGCGCCTCCCCGGGCAAGCTCGTCTGCTGGTAGTCTGTTACGGGAACATTTGCCGGAGCCCTTTCGTGGAGCGCCTCCTCAAAAAAATTCTGGATCAGGAGCGCTTTCCTGTCACTTCCTGTGGACTTCTTCCCCGTGAGGGAGAGGCCTCCCCGGCGGAATATGCGCGCGAAGCCCGGCCATTCGGTGTCGATCTTTCCGACCATCGCTCCCAGTACATGACACCTCTTCTCGCAGACTGGTCAGACCTGATTGTGCTGATGGACCGGAAGAACCACAGTCTTTTGTCGGATTTCGGAGAGAAAGCTCTGAAGAAAGCCGTGTGGCTGGGAGCATGGGACCCACGGGGACCAATCGAAATTGCGGATCCGTTCCGGATGCCGGTGCTGAAAATGCGCCAGATTCTGGAGAGGATGGACCGCGCCAGCCGTAATCTTGCTGAAGAGTTGTCCCGGAAATCATTTCCTCCCCCTGTCTGA
- a CDS encoding putative bifunctional diguanylate cyclase/phosphodiesterase: MREVGGKKYLPFFLPSMTVDVSDHLRIHNSFRQGLERNEFILHYQPQVGVFSRKVEAMEALVRWDHPEMGFLYPKRFVPVAETTGMIIPLGEWVLREACQQASRWNAQGFRVPVSVNISGIQLRRKNFEATVLDALAWSGLSPELLELELTETMLLEESDLLLKSIARLKEIGVRLAIDDFGTGYSNLAYLKRFNADKIKIDQIFVHAGSQNPDQQGIVRMIAGIAHVLGLSAVAEGVETSHQMEYLVEIGIDSIQGNFLSKPLDRVSCEEYLLRYCERSGRDF, encoded by the coding sequence GTGCGCGAAGTCGGAGGGAAAAAATACCTACCGTTTTTTCTGCCTTCGATGACCGTGGATGTTTCCGATCACCTCCGCATCCACAACAGCTTCCGGCAGGGTCTGGAAAGAAATGAGTTCATTCTTCATTACCAGCCTCAGGTGGGTGTCTTCAGCCGCAAGGTCGAGGCGATGGAAGCACTCGTTCGCTGGGATCATCCGGAGATGGGATTTCTCTATCCGAAGAGATTTGTGCCTGTCGCTGAAACAACCGGAATGATTATCCCTCTCGGAGAATGGGTCTTGCGGGAAGCCTGCCAGCAGGCATCCCGATGGAACGCACAGGGATTTCGTGTTCCCGTTTCGGTCAATATTTCAGGAATCCAGCTCCGGAGAAAGAATTTTGAAGCGACCGTGCTGGATGCACTTGCTTGGTCCGGGTTGTCTCCGGAGCTTTTGGAGCTGGAATTGACGGAAACGATGTTGCTTGAGGAGAGTGACCTCCTTTTGAAGAGTATCGCCCGACTCAAAGAGATCGGTGTTCGTCTTGCGATCGACGATTTCGGGACAGGGTATTCAAATCTTGCCTATCTGAAGAGATTTAATGCTGATAAAATCAAAATTGATCAGATATTTGTGCATGCCGGAAGCCAGAATCCCGATCAGCAGGGAATCGTCCGGATGATTGCAGGAATTGCCCATGTGCTGGGTTTGTCCGCTGTAGCGGAAGGGGTCGAAACCAGTCACCAGATGGAGTATCTGGTCGAGATCGGGATTGATTCGATTCAAGGAAATTTTTTGTCAAAACCCCTGGACCGGGTCTCTTGCGAAGAGTATCTTCTGCGGTATTGCGAACGATCAGGACGGGATTTTTAA
- a CDS encoding succinate--CoA ligase subunit alpha — protein sequence MKGPVYLNEKTGIVVIGATGREASQVIRESEALYPGIVKAGVTPGKGGSTELPVPVFDTLSQAVQDPKVGKSINTALIYVPPVSVLDAVMECLDGGIKVIYIITEHVPIRDSEIIYQEKVRRGAVIVGGTSLGCFVPSVGRIGAIGGKDPSIAFKAGGLVIISKSGGLTVTTAEMFRRRGWGTYCALAIGGDIISNTTYADVLKELKDDPNVKGVVMLGEPGGSYEEQAAELIQAGGFNKPVAAFISGRFQERMPEGVAFGHAGAIVERGMGKASDKIARLEAAGKKHPVKVAFYYHELVSAIESLGVPRDFEDSTTDHVKPLYSTIG from the coding sequence TTGAAAGGTCCAGTCTACCTAAATGAAAAAACCGGAATTGTCGTGATTGGCGCAACGGGCAGAGAAGCTTCACAGGTCATCCGGGAGTCGGAAGCCCTCTATCCCGGAATCGTCAAGGCAGGTGTCACACCCGGAAAGGGGGGAAGCACGGAGCTTCCGGTTCCGGTCTTTGATACCCTGAGCCAGGCGGTTCAGGATCCGAAAGTCGGAAAGTCAATCAATACGGCGCTTATTTATGTTCCACCCGTTTCTGTTCTGGATGCTGTCATGGAATGTCTGGACGGGGGAATTAAGGTCATCTATATCATCACGGAACATGTTCCCATTCGGGATTCGGAAATTATTTACCAGGAAAAGGTCCGTCGGGGAGCTGTCATTGTCGGCGGTACGAGTCTCGGGTGCTTTGTCCCGTCGGTCGGACGGATCGGTGCAATCGGAGGAAAAGACCCGTCGATTGCCTTCAAGGCGGGTGGTCTCGTTATTATTTCCAAGAGTGGCGGCCTTACCGTGACAACCGCGGAAATGTTCCGGAGAAGAGGCTGGGGGACATATTGTGCTTTGGCCATTGGTGGGGATATTATATCAAACACCACGTATGCCGATGTCCTTAAGGAGTTGAAGGACGATCCCAATGTCAAGGGTGTGGTCATGCTGGGTGAGCCTGGAGGTTCTTATGAAGAGCAGGCGGCCGAACTGATTCAGGCGGGTGGTTTTAATAAGCCTGTCGCCGCTTTTATTTCAGGCCGTTTCCAGGAGCGCATGCCGGAAGGTGTGGCCTTTGGTCACGCCGGCGCGATTGTGGAAAGAGGGATGGGAAAGGCTTCTGATAAAATTGCTCGTTTGGAAGCTGCAGGAAAGAAGCATCCCGTGAAGGTGGCATTCTATTATCATGAACTGGTTTCTGCGATCGAATCCCTCGGTGTTCCGCGGGATTTTGAAGACAGCACCACGGATCATGTGAAACCCCTTTATTCCACAATCGGTTAA
- a CDS encoding aconitate hydratase: MGLNLTQKIFKEHLVSGELVPGKEVSIKIDQTLTQDATGTMSYLQFEALGLDRVKTELSVSYVDHNMLQTGFENADDHRYLQTVAARYGIVFSRPGNGICHQVHLERFGKPGKTMLGSDSHTPTNGGLGMIAIGAGGLDVALAMGGEPFYLSMPKVVLVKLTGKLQPFVSAKDIILELLRRLTVKGGVNRIFEYGGEGVSSLSVPERSTITNMGAELGATTSIFPSDEKTRQYLKAQGREQDYRPYAADADASYDEVVEIDLNTLEPLIAQPHSPDNVVKVRDIKGIPVSQVAIGSCTNSSYKDLMGISAVMTGKTVHPNVSLGFSPGSRQTLEMISQNGVLANLITSGARLLESACGPCIGMGFAPPSGGVSVRTFNRNFEGRSGTKDAKVYLASPEVAAACAITGVITDPRDLGVPFKSVDIPEKYVLDDRMFIFPESDGSKVEIVRGPNIKPLPTRDRIANKISGKVLLKVGDNITTDHIMPAGAKVLPLRSNVPAISQYVFEAIDPTFPKRAKEEGGGFIVGGTNYGQGSSREHAALAPMYLGVKGVITKAFARIHLANLINFGILPLTFVNEADYDKIDANDTLELDTTHLEKKPLTLRNVTKGIDIPVTHALTDRDLEIVKAGGTLAYVKSRSKK; encoded by the coding sequence ATGGGGCTTAACCTGACTCAAAAGATATTCAAGGAACATTTGGTTTCCGGCGAACTTGTGCCGGGTAAAGAAGTTTCGATCAAGATTGACCAGACTCTGACCCAGGATGCGACGGGAACGATGTCCTATCTGCAGTTTGAGGCGCTTGGGCTTGACAGGGTCAAGACAGAACTGTCCGTGTCCTATGTTGACCATAATATGCTGCAGACAGGGTTTGAGAATGCCGACGATCATCGGTATCTTCAGACTGTCGCTGCCCGATACGGGATCGTTTTTTCCCGTCCGGGAAACGGCATTTGCCATCAGGTCCATCTTGAACGATTCGGAAAACCCGGGAAGACGATGCTGGGTTCCGATAGCCATACTCCCACAAACGGTGGGCTCGGAATGATTGCCATCGGGGCAGGTGGACTCGACGTCGCTTTAGCCATGGGCGGAGAACCTTTTTATCTTTCCATGCCGAAAGTGGTACTGGTCAAATTGACCGGGAAACTTCAGCCGTTCGTGTCGGCGAAGGATATCATTCTGGAGCTTCTCCGGCGCCTCACCGTGAAGGGTGGAGTGAACAGGATTTTTGAGTATGGCGGCGAGGGTGTTTCATCTCTCTCGGTGCCGGAACGGTCGACCATTACCAATATGGGAGCCGAACTGGGAGCAACAACATCCATTTTCCCGAGCGACGAAAAGACCCGTCAGTATCTGAAGGCGCAGGGACGCGAGCAGGACTACAGACCTTATGCAGCCGATGCGGATGCGAGTTACGATGAGGTTGTCGAAATCGACCTGAATACCCTGGAACCTCTTATTGCACAACCCCATTCCCCGGATAATGTTGTCAAGGTTCGCGATATCAAGGGTATCCCGGTCAGTCAGGTTGCCATCGGTTCCTGCACAAATTCTTCCTACAAGGATTTGATGGGTATTTCGGCTGTGATGACCGGAAAGACAGTTCATCCAAACGTCAGTCTGGGTTTTTCTCCCGGCTCCCGCCAGACTCTCGAAATGATCTCCCAGAACGGTGTTCTCGCAAATCTGATCACTTCGGGGGCAAGACTTCTGGAAAGCGCTTGTGGGCCATGTATCGGAATGGGTTTCGCTCCACCTTCAGGCGGAGTTTCTGTTCGGACGTTCAACCGTAACTTTGAGGGCCGGAGTGGAACCAAGGACGCCAAAGTTTATCTGGCGAGCCCCGAAGTGGCGGCCGCATGTGCCATTACGGGCGTGATCACCGATCCTCGGGATCTGGGCGTTCCTTTCAAATCAGTGGATATTCCCGAAAAGTATGTCCTCGATGACCGGATGTTTATTTTTCCGGAAAGCGATGGCTCAAAGGTTGAGATCGTTCGCGGACCGAACATCAAACCCCTTCCTACCCGCGACCGGATCGCAAACAAGATATCGGGAAAAGTGCTTTTGAAGGTTGGGGATAATATCACGACCGATCACATCATGCCTGCCGGTGCAAAGGTTCTTCCTTTGCGCTCCAATGTTCCGGCTATTTCCCAGTATGTGTTCGAAGCGATTGATCCGACGTTCCCGAAAAGAGCCAAGGAAGAGGGTGGGGGCTTCATCGTGGGTGGAACCAATTACGGTCAGGGATCCAGCCGCGAACATGCCGCCCTTGCCCCAATGTATCTCGGTGTCAAAGGTGTCATTACGAAAGCGTTTGCCCGAATTCACCTGGCCAACCTGATCAATTTCGGTATCCTTCCCTTGACCTTCGTCAATGAAGCGGATTACGACAAGATTGATGCCAATGACACACTTGAATTGGACACGACTCATCTCGAGAAGAAACCCTTGACTTTGCGAAATGTGACCAAAGGAATTGATATTCCGGTAACGCATGCTCTCACAGATCGTGATCTTGAAATTGTCAAGGCGGGTGGAACACTGGCCTACGTCAAGAGTCGTTCAAAGAAGTAA
- a CDS encoding PEP-CTERM sorting domain-containing protein (PEP-CTERM proteins occur, often in large numbers, in the proteomes of bacteria that also encode an exosortase, a predicted intramembrane cysteine proteinase. The presence of a PEP-CTERM domain at a protein's C-terminus predicts cleavage within the sorting domain, followed by covalent anchoring to some some component of the (usually Gram-negative) cell surface. Many PEP-CTERM proteins exhibit an unusual sequence composition that includes large numbers of potential glycosylation sites. Expression of one such protein has been shown restore the ability of a bacterium to form floc, a type of biofilm.): protein MSRKLLGMLLSLGVLANVVLSAPSAHATYSVYLYQNGNNVDATGSGTINLTGLSDSFATGQNKGGSLNPSDSNIGMGIVAPVTLWFGDISGPGSFGPGSATNASSSSGDPFYMGPVGSFGSLFVPTNYSSGASLSNTDVFDNTTLAALGVTTGIYTWTWGNGAGEFILYAGESSSSLPSPSATPEPSTWVLFGTGILALMGTSRKKKLLQSWK from the coding sequence ATGTCTCGAAAACTGCTTGGAATGCTTCTCAGCTTGGGAGTCCTGGCCAATGTGGTTCTTTCCGCTCCGTCCGCTCATGCGACTTATAGCGTTTATCTCTACCAGAATGGAAACAATGTCGATGCAACGGGGAGTGGAACCATTAATCTGACGGGCTTGTCCGATAGTTTTGCGACTGGACAAAATAAAGGGGGTTCACTGAACCCTTCAGATTCGAATATTGGTATGGGGATCGTTGCCCCTGTCACATTGTGGTTCGGAGATATCAGTGGTCCTGGAAGTTTCGGTCCGGGCTCTGCAACCAATGCTTCATCCAGCAGTGGGGATCCCTTTTACATGGGACCGGTCGGTTCGTTTGGATCCTTGTTTGTGCCAACAAATTACAGCTCCGGCGCTTCGCTTTCCAATACGGATGTTTTTGATAATACGACTCTTGCCGCCCTTGGTGTAACGACAGGCATCTATACTTGGACATGGGGGAACGGGGCCGGTGAGTTCATCCTTTACGCAGGGGAATCTTCCTCCTCTCTCCCCTCTCCCTCCGCGACCCCTGAACCCTCCACCTGGGTTCTCTTTGGGACAGGGATCCTCGCACTGATGGGGACCTCCAGAAAGAAGAAATTGCTTCAATCCTGGAAATAG
- a CDS encoding diguanylate cyclase domain-containing protein, giving the protein MPEKSSDGERVDERFREEMESILMFQQDILEAVVRGDPEKQLVERVCTLEEQLVPGAVASVMLFDRKNQSLKIYVAPSLPKEAFSKLENLRPGPENGSCANAVYSRMPVYVGNVLTDPRWKNLRSFARDYNLNACWSIPIRSEGNEIIGTFALSSFASRQPNRFQERVLGIGAHIIGIVLERSRREELLRLSENILRKIREAILVTDDEKKILFLNEAFSNLTGFSESELAGVRVDNDTLPFFRTPLGDAIWKHLDTHGFWEGDVRKTRKNEEDYLEWLRLSAIQNESQKTTHYIAISSDITTRKADESRLDFLAHHDPLTELPNRVLLRERFEQIVDAVRSEGTSLAVLVMDLDNFHLVNSSLGHVSGDLLLVEVSRRLSHLVGPSNMVGRVGGDMFLALVEGERGGMEAVEVVERIADSFRAPLVVEQCEIFTSVSIGIAFYPENGKTYEEVVRNADTAMACAKSEGKNTYRFFCLR; this is encoded by the coding sequence ATGCCGGAGAAATCATCGGATGGAGAGAGGGTGGACGAGCGTTTCCGGGAGGAAATGGAATCCATCCTGATGTTTCAGCAGGATATCCTGGAGGCGGTCGTCCGGGGAGATCCCGAAAAGCAGCTTGTCGAAAGAGTCTGCACACTGGAAGAGCAGCTTGTTCCCGGAGCGGTGGCCAGTGTCATGCTGTTTGACAGGAAGAATCAGTCGCTCAAGATCTATGTGGCGCCTTCTCTTCCCAAAGAGGCCTTTTCGAAACTGGAAAACCTGCGACCGGGTCCGGAAAATGGTTCCTGCGCGAACGCCGTTTACAGCAGGATGCCGGTCTATGTCGGAAACGTCCTGACCGACCCCCGCTGGAAAAATCTCCGGAGCTTTGCCAGAGATTACAATCTCAACGCTTGCTGGTCTATTCCGATACGATCCGAAGGCAATGAAATCATCGGAACCTTTGCCCTGTCGAGCTTCGCCTCCCGACAACCGAATCGTTTCCAGGAAAGGGTTCTGGGGATCGGGGCCCATATCATCGGGATTGTCCTCGAACGCTCTCGTCGGGAAGAGCTCCTGCGTTTGTCCGAAAATATCCTTCGGAAAATCCGGGAGGCGATTCTCGTGACCGACGACGAGAAAAAGATTCTTTTCCTGAACGAAGCGTTTTCAAACCTGACCGGATTTTCGGAGTCTGAGCTGGCAGGTGTCCGGGTGGACAACGACACACTACCCTTTTTTCGGACGCCTTTGGGAGACGCGATTTGGAAGCATCTGGACACGCATGGGTTCTGGGAGGGCGATGTCCGGAAAACGAGAAAGAATGAAGAGGACTACCTCGAATGGCTCCGGCTATCGGCAATCCAAAACGAGAGTCAGAAGACGACGCATTACATCGCTATCTCTTCCGACATCACAACGAGAAAAGCGGACGAATCCAGGCTGGATTTTCTGGCCCATCACGACCCCCTGACCGAACTTCCGAACCGGGTCCTGTTGCGGGAACGATTTGAACAAATTGTGGATGCCGTGCGGAGTGAGGGAACATCCCTGGCCGTCCTGGTCATGGATCTGGATAACTTTCATTTGGTGAACAGTTCTTTGGGACATGTCTCGGGAGATCTCCTCCTTGTCGAAGTTTCCCGACGTTTGTCTCATCTGGTCGGTCCCTCCAATATGGTCGGTCGCGTGGGCGGAGACATGTTTCTTGCCCTTGTGGAAGGGGAGCGTGGGGGGATGGAGGCCGTCGAAGTGGTCGAACGGATTGCAGACTCTTTCCGGGCCCCGCTTGTGGTCGAGCAATGCGAGATTTTTACTTCTGTGTCCATCGGCATTGCCTTTTATCCGGAAAATGGAAAGACATACGAAGAGGTTGTTCGGAACGCGGATACGGCGATGGCGTGCGCGAAGTCGGAGGGAAAAAATACCTACCGTTTTTTCTGCCTTCGATGA
- a CDS encoding ATP-grasp domain-containing protein — protein MKLYEHEALESIYKKYKIPAPRFVFATEPNEKVREFIEKEPAVVIKSMVLVGKRGKAGAVKVVSDKAQAIDVFKDLASREVYGEKSIGALVEEKLDIKKEFYLSVTYSTKDRAPAIIFSEHGGMDVEEINPALIHTHVIKDVRSVYPYQIRNFLVGIGFSDPDLLRPLSELIVNVFNAFWLTEARLLEINPLVVAQVGDKKKLVAADAVVLLDDDASVSPAVRYGARGGMGRPLTQREQDAILIDQGDHRGKAGSYVELDGDVALMTFGGGGSTVTAETAIEAGLRIANLTDIGGNPPAEKMYKIARIILSKPGLKAVLVCGGTASNTRIDVTLGEGLAKALDDMKAEGKLDPNLIWVVRRSGPEYVKGLKMLHECFVRNGIRGEIYDSQLPITEAPLRLRELMIKHIGYKPEVIG, from the coding sequence ATGAAACTTTATGAGCACGAGGCCCTTGAATCCATTTACAAGAAATACAAAATTCCCGCCCCCCGGTTTGTCTTTGCAACCGAACCAAACGAGAAGGTTCGGGAATTTATCGAAAAAGAACCGGCTGTTGTGATCAAGTCGATGGTTCTGGTCGGAAAGAGGGGGAAGGCAGGCGCTGTCAAGGTCGTTTCAGACAAGGCCCAGGCCATTGATGTCTTTAAAGACCTGGCCAGCCGTGAAGTCTACGGAGAAAAGTCCATCGGCGCACTCGTCGAAGAAAAGCTTGATATCAAAAAGGAGTTCTATCTAAGTGTGACCTATTCGACCAAAGACCGTGCCCCGGCTATCATCTTCAGCGAACATGGCGGCATGGATGTCGAGGAAATCAATCCCGCCCTGATTCATACGCATGTCATTAAAGATGTCCGGAGTGTCTATCCCTATCAGATCCGGAATTTTCTCGTCGGAATCGGTTTCTCGGACCCGGATCTTTTGAGGCCGCTCTCCGAGCTCATCGTTAACGTATTTAATGCGTTTTGGCTTACGGAAGCACGTCTTCTGGAGATTAATCCGCTTGTCGTCGCTCAGGTGGGAGACAAGAAAAAGCTTGTTGCTGCCGATGCCGTGGTTTTGCTGGATGATGATGCTTCAGTTTCTCCGGCCGTTCGTTATGGCGCGCGCGGAGGAATGGGTCGTCCTCTGACACAGCGGGAACAGGATGCTATTCTGATCGACCAGGGTGATCATCGTGGGAAGGCCGGATCTTACGTCGAGCTTGATGGCGATGTCGCTTTGATGACGTTTGGCGGAGGAGGGAGCACGGTCACGGCGGAAACTGCGATTGAGGCCGGGCTTCGAATCGCGAATCTGACGGATATCGGGGGCAATCCGCCGGCTGAGAAAATGTACAAGATTGCACGAATCATTCTGTCCAAGCCCGGGTTAAAGGCTGTCCTGGTGTGTGGAGGAACGGCGAGCAATACCCGGATTGACGTGACGCTTGGGGAAGGACTTGCAAAGGCTCTCGATGACATGAAAGCGGAAGGTAAGCTGGATCCGAACCTGATATGGGTTGTTCGCCGGAGTGGACCCGAATATGTAAAAGGTCTCAAGATGCTTCACGAATGTTTTGTCCGCAACGGTATCCGGGGCGAAATTTATGATTCACAGCTCCCCATTACCGAAGCCCCGCTCAGGTTGCGCGAATTGATGATCAAACATATTGGCTATAAGCCCGAAGTCATCGGCTGA
- a CDS encoding SDR family oxidoreductase, with translation MRYLVTGGAGFIGSHLVRALLENGHEVRVLDNFSTGKEENLAELSGRIDVIRGDVRSFADIEKALEGVTFVFHQAAVGSVPRSIADPFDTQTANVNGTLNLLWKAKEFGVQRVVIAGSSSVYGDTPGMPRVETLLPSPLSPYALSKLSQELFGKIFSKTFGLDTVTLRYFNIFGPRQDPRSEYAAVIPRFVRAILKKDAVTINGTGEQSRDFTFIDNVVQANLLAMETTRGIGEAFNIGCGSSFSILELVDHLSDILGVRPEVRHLPPRAGDPMASQADISKARDLLGYSPKVYFREGLERTARWFEEKFRRTGDL, from the coding sequence ATGCGGTATCTTGTCACGGGTGGAGCGGGATTCATCGGTTCCCACCTGGTCCGGGCCCTTCTTGAAAATGGACACGAAGTGCGGGTCCTGGACAATTTTTCGACCGGGAAAGAGGAAAATCTGGCCGAGCTGTCCGGGCGTATCGACGTGATCCGGGGAGATGTCCGGAGTTTCGCGGATATCGAAAAAGCGCTGGAGGGCGTGACGTTTGTGTTTCATCAGGCCGCGGTGGGCTCCGTCCCGCGTTCGATTGCGGATCCCTTTGATACCCAGACGGCGAATGTAAACGGGACGCTCAATCTCTTATGGAAGGCGAAGGAGTTTGGGGTGCAGAGGGTCGTGATTGCGGGGTCTTCGTCTGTTTACGGAGACACGCCGGGAATGCCCCGCGTCGAGACGCTCCTGCCCTCTCCCCTTTCTCCGTATGCCTTGAGCAAGCTTTCCCAGGAGCTGTTCGGGAAGATCTTTTCCAAGACCTTTGGGCTTGACACGGTCACGCTTCGATACTTCAACATTTTTGGTCCCCGTCAGGATCCCCGTTCGGAATATGCGGCGGTCATTCCGCGTTTTGTCCGGGCGATCCTGAAAAAAGACGCTGTGACCATCAACGGGACCGGGGAGCAGTCGCGGGATTTTACATTCATCGACAATGTGGTGCAGGCGAATCTTCTGGCAATGGAAACGACGCGGGGCATTGGAGAGGCGTTCAATATCGGATGCGGCTCCAGTTTCAGTATCCTCGAGCTGGTCGACCACCTTTCCGACATTCTCGGCGTTCGTCCGGAAGTCCGGCACTTGCCGCCCAGGGCCGGAGATCCGATGGCGTCCCAGGCAGATATCTCGAAAGCGCGGGATCTTCTGGGCTACAGTCCCAAGGTCTATTTCCGGGAAGGGCTCGAGCGAACAGCCCGGTGGTTCGAAGAGAAGTTTCGACGAACGGGAGACCTATGA